A region from the Dehalococcoides mccartyi CG5 genome encodes:
- a CDS encoding MarR family winged helix-turn-helix transcriptional regulator, which yields MPSNNTFEIWSMLMQARAGAYNVRRKELLETGITPEQAGILNILHVERDTVVTPAKISKIFLREPHTVSVTLKSMEAKGLLELRKDLERRNMIRVVITEAGENARNNAFLLNKVQKIFEDFSEEEIEQLKGLLRKVRDKSINELSTPKVKPNYDLNILHNYDTEISLKNNS from the coding sequence ATGCCAAGCAACAACACTTTTGAGATTTGGTCTATGCTGATGCAGGCAAGGGCAGGGGCTTATAATGTGCGCCGCAAAGAACTGCTGGAAACTGGAATTACGCCTGAACAAGCAGGCATATTAAATATTTTGCATGTTGAAAGGGACACCGTAGTAACTCCCGCCAAAATTTCCAAAATATTTCTGCGCGAACCCCATACCGTCTCGGTAACTCTAAAGAGTATGGAAGCCAAAGGGCTGCTAGAACTGAGAAAAGACCTGGAAAGACGGAATATGATTCGGGTAGTAATAACAGAAGCAGGGGAAAACGCCAGAAACAATGCGTTTTTACTGAACAAAGTCCAAAAAATATTTGAGGATTTTTCTGAAGAAGAAATAGAACAACTGAAGGGTTTACTCCGGAAAGTACGGGATAAATCCATAAATGAGCTCTCCACACCCAAGGTCAAACCAAACTATGATTTAAATATCCTGCACAATTACGATACCGAAATATCCCTCAAGAACAACTCCTGA
- a CDS encoding reductive dehalogenase: MPNFHSIVSRRDFVKALGLTGAGLGTAAAATPVFQDLDDVTASPSAEWKRPWWVKNREIDDPTTEIDWDMMYRSDGRMVGQVRSVQIKYLGEEEVNRRNAVGAKFTADGLKNDTPGLKVRDQALAAGVMSMLPMAMGMIPSISFMGPATATPEARGVAKYQGTPAENSRMLRSALIFYGAAQVGYGEVTQRYKDKLFRTFDKGNAATAYQGAWPPPLTQCKQYFFEDVPVGYDTAEKMVFPANVPLYEFTFIVPMSKEMFRCSPSSALQNAANLSRYTAMAQIQPKIQAFIKSLGYQCYGYTLPMNGAVPTIASAVLTGLGEGARNIGAFNNPEFGSITGLFHLITDLPLEPTPPIDAGMWRFCHTCTKCADACPWSAIPTDHEPSWDIPKLYGQEDTTHVPGKKQFWTNSVDCWLGRVQLGTCGACMGTCTFNTGKNAIHDYVKATLSTTPVFNSFLWQADKAFGYGLRAGEDLENWWDMPQPIGGFDSTCGIQGGSY, translated from the coding sequence ATGCCTAATTTTCACTCAATAGTTAGCCGCCGTGATTTCGTTAAGGCTTTGGGTTTGACTGGTGCCGGTCTTGGCACTGCCGCTGCCGCTACCCCTGTATTTCAGGATCTGGATGATGTAACAGCTTCCCCCAGTGCGGAATGGAAACGCCCCTGGTGGGTAAAAAACCGGGAAATAGATGACCCCACTACCGAGATAGACTGGGATATGATGTATCGGTCTGACGGGCGCATGGTAGGTCAGGTTCGGTCAGTGCAGATAAAATACCTGGGCGAAGAAGAAGTTAACAGACGCAATGCGGTGGGTGCAAAATTTACTGCAGACGGTTTGAAAAACGATACCCCGGGATTGAAAGTGCGTGATCAGGCCTTGGCTGCAGGCGTTATGAGTATGCTGCCGATGGCAATGGGTATGATCCCCAGCATTAGCTTTATGGGCCCGGCAACAGCCACTCCCGAAGCCCGCGGCGTGGCTAAATATCAGGGAACGCCGGCTGAAAACTCCCGCATGCTCCGAAGCGCCTTAATCTTTTACGGGGCTGCTCAAGTAGGCTATGGTGAAGTTACCCAGCGTTACAAGGATAAACTCTTCCGCACCTTTGATAAGGGCAATGCCGCTACCGCTTACCAAGGCGCTTGGCCGCCTCCCCTTACCCAGTGCAAGCAGTACTTTTTTGAAGATGTGCCGGTAGGCTATGATACAGCTGAAAAGATGGTCTTCCCTGCTAATGTACCTCTATACGAGTTTACTTTCATTGTCCCCATGTCAAAGGAGATGTTCCGGTGTTCACCTAGTTCGGCGCTTCAAAATGCGGCTAATCTTAGCCGGTATACTGCCATGGCACAGATTCAGCCCAAGATTCAGGCTTTTATCAAGTCTCTGGGTTACCAGTGTTACGGATATACCCTGCCCATGAATGGTGCGGTACCGACCATTGCCAGTGCCGTACTGACAGGCTTGGGTGAAGGCGCCCGTAATATAGGTGCATTTAATAACCCGGAATTCGGCTCAATAACCGGTCTTTTCCACCTGATTACCGATTTGCCGCTTGAGCCTACTCCGCCCATTGATGCCGGCATGTGGCGTTTCTGCCATACCTGCACCAAGTGTGCTGATGCCTGCCCATGGAGTGCTATTCCCACTGACCATGAGCCCAGCTGGGATATTCCCAAGTTGTACGGTCAGGAAGATACCACCCACGTACCCGGCAAGAAACAGTTCTGGACAAACAGCGTTGATTGCTGGCTGGGCAGAGTCCAGCTGGGTACCTGCGGTGCCTGTATGGGTACCTGCACCTTTAATACCGGCAAAAACGCTATCCATGATTATGTCAAAGCAACCCTGTCCACCACTCCTGTTTTCAACAGTTTCCTGTGGCAGGCAGACAAGGCCTTTGGTTATGGTCTTAGAGCAGGTGAAGATCTTGAAAACTGGTGGGACATGCCCCAGCCTATCGGCGGGTTTGACAGCACCTGCGGTATTCAGGGCGGAAGTTACTAG
- a CDS encoding reductive dehalogenase, which produces MKTFHSTLSRRDFMKALGLAGAGIGAVSAAAPVFHDVDELTASSGGVQKLPWWVKEREFKDPSVPIDWQNLPKMEGTFPYQARPTLSAQERYAMGIPGGSSGTWASPEQAQVLFDYMKKEFPGWEPGYAGLGDNRTTALFMATKFMRMGMWPGEINMGGNRVNVMQAILKAGGTATFPSFMGLRSSETLRPQDFGVPRWEGTPEENLLTLRQVVRFLGGCDVGAQEMDSDVFKLFHEQSGGKQLVIENVDEAAETPTKLVIPAKAKYILQWTARQPYESTRRQAGEYEDAAVYYSYQRFPFVGAIIQEFIHALGYTAVSTHMMGYHTNAIATLTGMGEHCRMSSPTLVPKYGTTNRAMWVMMTDMPLMSTKPIDFGVYDFCKTCGICADSCPFGLIEKGDPSWEATQPGTRPGFNGWRTNTTTCPHCPVCQGSCPFNTNGDGSFIHDLVRNTVSVTPVFNSFFANMEKTMGYGRKDSRDWWNIDDYTYGINTSY; this is translated from the coding sequence GTGAAAACTTTTCATTCAACACTTTCCCGAAGAGATTTTATGAAGGCTTTGGGTTTGGCTGGTGCCGGTATCGGAGCAGTGTCGGCTGCCGCCCCGGTTTTTCATGATGTGGATGAGCTGACTGCTTCTTCCGGCGGCGTACAGAAGCTGCCGTGGTGGGTTAAAGAGAGGGAGTTCAAAGATCCTTCAGTACCCATTGACTGGCAGAATCTACCCAAGATGGAAGGTACTTTCCCCTACCAGGCCAGACCAACCCTGTCGGCTCAGGAAAGATATGCTATGGGCATTCCCGGCGGCAGTTCGGGTACCTGGGCCAGCCCTGAGCAGGCGCAAGTACTTTTTGATTACATGAAAAAGGAATTTCCGGGATGGGAACCCGGCTATGCCGGTCTGGGAGACAACCGGACAACCGCTCTCTTCATGGCCACCAAATTTATGCGTATGGGCATGTGGCCCGGCGAAATAAATATGGGCGGCAACAGGGTTAATGTTATGCAGGCCATACTAAAGGCCGGAGGCACGGCCACTTTCCCCTCCTTCATGGGTCTTCGCTCAAGCGAAACGCTCCGCCCGCAGGATTTCGGTGTACCGCGTTGGGAAGGCACACCCGAAGAAAACCTGCTTACCCTGCGTCAGGTAGTCCGTTTCCTTGGCGGCTGTGATGTAGGCGCTCAGGAAATGGATTCAGACGTTTTTAAGCTTTTCCACGAGCAAAGCGGCGGGAAACAGCTGGTAATAGAAAACGTAGACGAAGCGGCTGAAACACCCACCAAACTGGTCATTCCTGCCAAAGCCAAATATATCCTCCAGTGGACTGCCCGCCAGCCTTACGAGTCCACCAGACGCCAGGCCGGCGAATATGAGGATGCCGCTGTATACTACTCCTATCAAAGATTCCCCTTTGTCGGGGCTATTATCCAGGAGTTTATCCATGCTTTGGGATATACTGCGGTTTCAACCCACATGATGGGTTATCACACCAATGCTATCGCTACCTTAACCGGTATGGGTGAACACTGCCGTATGTCATCACCGACCTTAGTCCCCAAATACGGCACTACCAACCGGGCTATGTGGGTAATGATGACCGATATGCCTCTTATGTCCACTAAGCCTATAGATTTTGGGGTGTATGACTTCTGCAAGACCTGCGGTATCTGTGCGGACTCCTGCCCGTTCGGCTTGATTGAAAAAGGCGACCCGTCCTGGGAAGCTACCCAACCCGGTACCCGCCCCGGTTTCAACGGATGGCGTACTAATACCACCACCTGCCCGCATTGTCCGGTCTGTCAGGGCAGTTGCCCCTTTAATACCAATGGCGACGGTTCTTTTATACATGATTTGGTACGTAATACAGTTTCCGTCACTCCTGTTTTCAACAGTTTCTTTGCCAATATGGAAAAGACCATGGGATACGGACGCAAGGACTCGCGCGACTGGTGGAATATAGATGATTATACCTACGGTATAAATACATCTTACTAA